The following are encoded in a window of Psilocybe cubensis strain MGC-MH-2018 chromosome 4, whole genome shotgun sequence genomic DNA:
- a CDS encoding C-8 sterol isomerase translates to MGSGQKNAKAKAKPPQNWLVTWGKRLGIFSILLATCAWLDTIKDRWYVLDTVLLHELAQSAIAASPNDTAGMISHIVKNLTETYPSNDIRLNTHEEWVFNNAGGAMGAMYIIHASITEYLIIFGTPLGTEGHSGVHTADDYFHILVGEQWAFEPGALVMERYTPGMVHLMPRGVVKQYKMHEGCWAMEYARGWIPLMLPFGFADTLTSTLDVGTLYNTVRITGREMIGNLLIGHYISRNHFTNIVSKLVEAKKI, encoded by the exons ATGGGTTCCGGGCAAAAAAACGCGAAGGCTAAAGCTAAAccacctcaaaattggcTTGTGACTTGGGGGAAGCGTTTAGGCATTTTCAGTATTCTGCTCGCGACTTGCGCGTGGCTTGATACCATCAAA GACCGCTGGTATGTCCTGGACACCGTTTTGCTGCACGAGCTCGCACAATCAGCCATCGCTGCCTCACCGAACGACACCGCTGGTATGATATCACATATCGTCAAGAACCTTACCGAGACGTACCCTTCCAACGACATCCGCCTCAATACTCACGAAGAATGGGTATTCAACAACGCTGGAGGCGCCATGGGTGCTATGTATATTATTCACGCGAGCATCACGGAGTACCTCATTATCTTCGGCACCCCTCTGGGTACAGAAGGACATAGCGGCGTCCATACAGCGGACGATTACTTCCACATTCTGGTCGGTGAACAGTGGGCTTTCGAGCCAGGAGCTCTTGTGATGGAGAGATATACCCCCGGAATGGTTCACCTGATGCCCCGAGGCGTTGTGAAGCAGTACAAAATGCATGAAGGGTGCTGGGCCATGGAATATGCGAGAG GATGGATCCCCCTTATGTTGCCTTTCGGGTTCGCCGACACACTAACTTCGACGCTCGATGTTGGGACTCTTTACAACACTGTACGAATAACTGGGAGGGAGATGATCGGAAATCTTCTCATTG GACACTATATTAGTAGGAATCATTTCACTAATATTGTTTCAAAGCTTGTAGAAGCTAAAAAG ATTTAA
- a CDS encoding Lysine-specific demethylase 3A: MNGLQDPTKKTSITSLLNPQNASALHSSPLNNSNSPSINHGPTQTPSAFYDSPYTTSPVYNLRAANWDPTSESSQQKSVSSGVQYHHEYPQQSHSAMAAVAHPQSNGYSYPLNPPTTARTRVGHSNGYPAEQPDWQPRPQSHQPSGSHVSYGQAQRDERPTLTAEYPMSNQESFTPNNVPSEIPAPNPVWQSTERASVRIAAKGTLQEPSQVANNHGYNQSGSGYDQQNLYTHPTEYNSHLQPPTSIPSSASPQISTVEPSGSSSSSSKRRLPDSEATPAPKAKRAKPKVKSTGSESSTPGPSKRGYNAKKRSEAAIISAQNADAFQKAQQGGSDIRQSQGDLPGTLTTADGSQYIPELQFARCMSNRYKKEDFPRCVSCTRRWAGDTCRFQGIRYFLRDSQRKLCGVSFNEVGHSATPMEFPSKWNKPLKIEQITRIKLSIAKALFPILVAEQDHLSVSVIVRRPRESDVRATCDTCMTSLFSETFMCRICGREVCNECYQQVRELTEQPTQATPSELTALVMKREKHAHSNPFFLACTKRIEHGVSEFIRVTRFSNDELQKSINEMQKILTQDKEKTQASPVPAGRPGTSGLAISNMADSVQPTERHSSTHPVPIHPTAASVSSSPDHSFTQPSNVSPTVPSQITTYAERDYSAKDFPDPLTSPIYDDYTPPNVSSRISDIPIFRAQIIPAHLYDNLPDIRHSQVDGPIPMFSCLWRKGLPLLVKNALPRFKLPWTPQSFIERYGDKDCLVVECQSDIVKKVTIKDFFGWFGKYGGRTECWKLKDWPPTAEFKAAFPDLYEDFSNAVPVPDYVRRDGPKMYNSMASSQEPGSKGSTRLHMDMADALNIMLHAEACEDGTEGYAVWDLYRAEDSDLIRGFLKKRFGQPSANGAIGQSGANSKSAGDKSVASVMIGLDPIHNQQFYLDVELRKALFDECGVKSIRIYQRPGDGVFIPAGCAHQVANMSDCMKIAIDFVSPENIDRCEKLTKEFREQNQSKVWKEDVLQLRTMMWFAWQSCCIKEEEIHNAEPKDRPTDTTSSNPTHGG, from the exons ATGAATGGCTTGCAAGATCCTACGAAGAAGACCTCCATCACTTCATTACTGAACCCACAGAATGCCTCTGCATTACACTCATCCCCTCTCAACAACTCCAATTCCCCTTCCATAAACCATGGTCCGACCCAAACACCGTCCGCCTTCTACGATTCACCTTACACGACATCGCCCGTATACAATCTTCGTGCGGCGAACTGGGACCCTACTTCAGAGTCTTCACAGCAAAAATCTGTGAGCTCCGGTGTTCAGTATCACCACGAATACCCTCAGCAATCCCATTCGGCAATGGCAGCCGTCGCTCATCCACAATCTAACGGCTATTCGTACCCACTCAACCCTCCAACGACGGCGAGAACACGAGTGGGCCATTCTAATGGGTATCCTGCTGAACAACCCGACTGGCAGCCGCGACCTCAATCGCACCAACCTTCTGGTTCACATGTGTCATATGGACAGGCTCAGAGAGATGAACGACCAA CGCTCACTGCCGAGTATCCCATGTCAAATCAAG AGTCATTCACTCCAAACAACGTTCCGTCTGAGATTCCGG CACCTAATCCTGTGTGGCAATCAACAGAAAGGGCATCTGTCCGTATCGCGGCCAAGGGGACGTTACAGGAACCTTCTCAAGTCGCCAACAACCACGGATACAACCAGTCGGGTTCTGGCTACGACCAACAGAATCTGTACACCCATCCCACCGAATATAATTCCCATTTGCAGCCGCCCACTTCTATTCCCTCTTCGGCTTCACCTCAAATTTCAACGGTTGAACCGTCCgggtcatcttcatcgtcttcgaaGAGACGGCTTCCTGATAGCGAGGCCACACCAGCGCCCAAGGCTAAACGGGCGAAGCCAAAGGTTAAATCGACCGGTTCTGAGTCCTCCACACCTG GTCCATCGAAGCGTGGATATAACGCTAAAAAGCGCAGCGAAGCCGCTATCATTTCTGCTCAAAATG CAGATGCGTTCCAGAAAGCTCAACAAGGAGGTAGTGACATACGCCAGTCCCAAG GGGATCTTCCCGGAACGCTAACCACGGCTGATGGTTCACAATATATCCCGGAACTCCAGTTTGCGCGTTGCATGTCCAACCGATACAAAAAGGAAGACTTTCCTAGATGTGTATCATGTACGCGGAGGTGGGCCGGCGATACGTGTCGTTTTCAAGGCATTCGATATTTTTTGCGTGATTCTCAGAGAAAGCTGTGCGGTGTAAGCTTCAACGAAGTAGGCCACTCAGCTACTCCGATGGAATTCCCTTCCAAGTGGAATAAACCCCTTAAGATTGAACAGATTACACGTATCAAG TTATCAATAGCGAAGGCACTTTTCCCCATATTAGTGGCGGAGCAAGATCACTTGTCTGTGAGTGTTATTGTGCGCCGCCCACGCGAATCTGATGTTCGCGCTACATGTG ACACTTGTATGACTTCATTGTTCTCAGAAACGTTCATGTGCCGCATATGTGGTCGAGAAGTTTGCAACGAGTGTTACCAACAAGTCCGCGAACTTACTGAACAACCTACTCAAGCAACACCTTCGGAGCTGACTGCGCTCGTGATGAAGAGGGAGAAGCATGCTCACTCaaatcctttctttttggcttGCACAAAGAGGATAGAACATGGAGTTAGCGAATTTATCCGGGTCACTCGCTTCAGTAACGATGAGCTACAAAAATCCATCAATGAGATGCAAAAAATCTTGACGCAGGACAAAGAAAAGACCCAGGCTAGCCCAGTACCTGCAGGACGTCCTGGCACATCTGGGCTCGCTATTTCTAATATGGCCGATTCAGTGCAACCAACCGAACGCCATTCATCAACACACCCTGTCCCCATACACCCTACGGCGGCATCAGTCTCTTCGTCGCCGGATCATTCTTTCACACAACCCTCGAATGTATCTCCAACCGTACCTTCACAGATTACAACTTATGCTGAACGCGACTATTCCGCAAAGGATTTCCCAGATCCTTTGACTTCTCCCATTTACGATGACTATACGCCTCCAAATGTTTCTTCCCGTATTTCCGATATACCTATATTCCGCGCTCAGATAATTCCCGCGCATCTGTACGATAACCTACCCGATATCAGGCATTCACAAGTAGACGGGCCTATCCCTATGTTTTCTTGTTTGTGGCGCAAAGGCTTGCCGCTCCTTGTCAAAAATGCTCTTCCCAGGTTCAAATTACCATGGACGCCTCAATCTTTTATAGAGCGATACGGTGATAAGGATTGTCTTGTTGTGGAGTGTCAGAGCGACATTGTCAAAAAGGTCACTATCAAAGACTTTTTTGGATGGTTTGGAAAGTATGGAGGCCGGACAGAATGTTGGAAACTTAAG GACTGGCCACCCACGGCTGAATTCAAAGCAGCCTTTCCTGACCTTTACGAAGACTTTAGCAACGCTGTGCCCGTCCCCGACTATGTGAGACGAGACG GCCCGAAGATGTACAACTCAATGGCTTCATCTCAAGAACCTGGTAGTAAAGGTTCCACTCGACTGCATATGGACATGGCCGATGCTTTGAACATCATGTTGCATGCAGAAGCATGTGAAGATGGAACCGAAGGCTATGCAGTATGGGACTTGTACAGGGCCGAAGACAGCGATTTGATACGGGGgttcttgaagaagaggttcGGCCAACCCTCAGCGAATGGAGCGATCGGACAAAGTGGTGCTAATTCGAAGAG TGCGGGAGACAAGAGTGTTGCTTCCGTTATGATTGGGCTTGACCCAATTCACAACCAACAATTTTATCTCGACGTTGAGCTACGCAAGGCGCTCTTTGACGAGTGTGGAGTGAAGAGCATCAGGATTTACCAAAGGCCCGGCGACGGAGTTTTTATTCCGGCCGGTTGTGCACACCAG GTCGCCAACATGTCTGACTGCATGAAGATCGCTATCGATTTTGTCAGCCCCGAGAACATAGACCGGTGTGAGAAATTGACGAAGGAGTTCAGGGAGCAAAATCAAAGTAAGGTCTGGAAGGAAGATGTGCTCCAGCTTCGGACCATGATGTGGTTCGCATGGCAGTCCTGCTGCATcaaggaagaggaaattCACAATGCGGAACCGAAGGACCGACCCACTGATACCACCAGTTCAAATCCTACACATGGCGGATGA